A window of Magnolia sinica isolate HGM2019 chromosome 13, MsV1, whole genome shotgun sequence genomic DNA:
GTGGTCGACGCTGCTGGGAGTTTACGAAAGAAGCCtgcctcttctggtctctcctcCGACTGCGATCAAACTAAGAACCGGCCCACTCAACCTCATtaatctgggccttccgtaccaaCCCCTAGAAAGTCgaaagctcatgcccaataacacggtctcgaagaccgtaacgcaagccgtcctcgaatcggcgggctctccgctcctcatcatctactagATATGGTGCAAATCTAGACAGCACTACAAAACGAGccacatactgagccactgtcatatcaccctgcactaagGCCTCAAAATTCAATGCTCGCTGtcatcggatgtgatcaggaaaatactgtcggtcaaaccgattaACAAAGTTCTCCAGTTCCACACAAAATCGGCGTCTGCTGCTTAGGAGACTAATGTCCACtaatgctcagcctcaccatggagaagaaatactgctaatcggactcgccgctcggttgtacatcccatcgtatcaaatatcttatCCACATTGGAGCGCCGTCTTTCAGCTGCTGTCGGGTTTGGGTCGCCCTGGAAACGTGGGGGATCGagccgtcgaaactctcgaaggagggcactcgcgcgctcctgctcggcctgggccAGTGAAACAATGGAgtgcctgccctgtccctgaagtacgaccgtcacagcctgtaacatctgctgtaactgagaggcactcatggatacggtcggatccgcaccggtctctggtagaAGAATGACATCCTCAGGATGGGGATTcagaatctctggtggtggagtgaggATCGTAGGTGGTAAGGTGGGAGTCGcaagtggtggagtgggagtctcaagtggtggagcgggagtcgatcgggtcactttGCGTGGCATGttctacaggaaagagcgaatgTGCCTATCAattttgaaaactctcgaaggcacgcatgTTAAAGGCCTATAACAGAATATCGCTAAGCTATCCGAACTTCAGGACTTAGTCATTCTaaattcatagcagacatgtaatgttattctcagttattcccaagttatgctctgataccaacttttgtcacgccccgaactcggaaactgggctcataaaattttcaatcgccgaatccggtgccgacagcctccatagtatcctattctcggctcccagcgcccatttaccaggttccgatcctgggatgctacgaggaggattttcaacatcagtttacttagtaataagcataaccaaaggcataatccgcaaataacaaccaaaaactctatcacattttcactatgataaaaaactttacaagtataatgagtataaagggaaatacagtgacaatggacaaaaagctccaagatgatctgttatgtgctcctgcctcagGGCTACCACGGttcaatgtcacctgcacgcaacggtcatgcataagcttatagaaagcttagagggtggtgagagtgtgtgcgcaaggtagtaatatagTTATGCAATATCggagtaatgtggaacatgctgatgaatccatggataccattagtcataccaaggctatgcgatgtaaggcatgaatgatgtcggccgtaccaaggccatgcgatgcgagatgcaacttaagcatacgaatcctcatccaAGTCCACATACCAATACAGCTTAACTTTGAACtttcaccggggtttagtacactacaaagcagattgtcgccccatcacgtgcaataaggtgagtggaagagaccttattatccgcctgccaatatcgggctcggctcgtcgatagcggacccattcatcgagctggtcaaactcagcttagctttgccccctcctctcgggcgggtaagaccgcactcccttccaaccgaccacaacacaataAAAAAGCGCGGTCTTCTGataatcggcactcgacgctcatgcacccactcggtttagacgtttgAGCAACCTCTaggtaccataagagtttagggactttcacccagggatatctatagcatcctATGTAGAACcaaattttcagttttcaatcttgccaaccacgatacgcctgtggtggctacgaccctgatgtcattagggcgtacaataaCTATATCAcgtaatgcaagatacatgaatcacgcaatccagtcatacaacaaacatgtgcgtatcgcgtgctcatgtagggcagctctgcctatcagggagcccataaacaatttgctcgaaggcatgtgctatgatcaatcactcatctcatcacaagcatgcagatgatgcgtatggacatgtatcatgatgctatgttgttacataatcgataatcaaaatcagtaatcggaatcggtcaatcacatacggcgaatggggcccacttatttgggttaacctacgaaGAGattgagcctaacaaggcctaagggaaggtcataatgaagacatctaaccaatatttccgatcaatgtggacatctaaccaacattgctcccacggCATGACTGCCAAAaatattatcacatacatcatggtggaatctcaatcaaatgggccaaatcaatgggctgCATCGAATTGGGCCGAatcgatgggccgaatcaattggtcgagtcaaatgggccgaatcgaatgggctgaaTATATATCAAAATCGGGCCCACCGCTATGCattttttgagatccgacctattcataagttggcatagagatagatgaagtgaaaacaaatatcaatttagttggaaactactgtggttcagaggagtttgaacggtggatgtcacggtccactatttaaatggtggggcccacttgaactttagatcagactcacccattttcccatgctgtaaaatgacctaacaaatggttggacggcatggatacaacacatgcatcatggtgggccccaccgtccaaacagtggacggtgtagataaagcacatacatcatcggGGCCCACACCACAGGGATGCAGCACATACatatggagtgggtcccaccgtcagatggatggcgtgggatacaaaatatacatcaaaggtgggcctacgGGCTGCTGGCATCAAGAGAGCAGTTGTATAGCTGCAGCACATGCAACCTTGCTGCCTAAAAAGAGAGGTGTGTCCCACGGACCCTACCATCatgtatttataatatatatatgttacaTGCAACATTGCTGCCTTaaaaagggagaggtgggtcccacgtaaggcaCCATgacatgtaatataatatatatatatatatatatatatatatatatataatattaaaagcTAGTTGCTGCACATGCAGCTTTTTTGCATTAAAGGtagaggtgggtctcacgtagggcccaccctcattaGATAATGCAtggtattatataatattataatataatatataatatattacatcatatattatattaatataatataatatactaatatTATATTCATAACATgccacgtccaggccctggacggcctggacattcACACACATTATGGgaggccccacatgtggggtgggtcccactgtctagggacggtggacaccacacgtacatgatggtgtggcccactccaaatggatggacgacatggttggatcccatggaccccaccgtcaggtcgcacttcactgtcagccacccccactaggcattcaatgccaagacctcagtgttgaaaggaggtatcttccACTCAACCTACCACTGGATCTATGGGTCTGGGTGTGTCAGGGAGGGCCCTACacggatgtgggtcccaccgtccaggggtggtggacggtctggatcacataCACCACGATGTGGCCcatcaaaaaggatggacggcgtggataggtgCCATGGACCCCCGCTATCAGCACACACTTCACTGCTACCACTGTCTGCTCACACACCACCGTCAGCCACCCCActtgtcagtccacacttcattgctaccacgtccagcgtccagggacgctggacggtcatggatataacacagcatcatggtgggtcccacatggatgtggcccaccagatttggataaatctaatatttgtgttttccctttcatccgggcctgtgTGACCGTCCAGTCATGTAGGCCCCAAACAAGGATCAAGGTgacccaccaaaatggatggcttgggtaaaatacacacatcatgggtgggcccaccatatgtggacccttagatctagaaagagagagagagagagagagagagagagaagagggaagagatcggtgatgacggaggggccccgccactatgggcccctcttgtatacaaacatacatcaaggtgggtcccaccatatgtggacccttagatctaaaaaaataattacaaaaggaTAGAAATGTGGGTccgagatcacccaccgtccacttcttcttgcttccttggcttccttagctccttagcttcgatcctaatagaagagatggagtttggatggttgaaatgagagatgagagatgagaggattaggaagtgggccacacataaaatcTTCTCATGGAGGTTTGAGAAATGCTTGGATGTGGGATTGTTTTTCTCGTGGTTTGGGTTGCTTGAAaaggaagggagaaataagagagagagaagatgggattgagtgatggatgggagagagagggatgggtggtgtaagagtttgttgactttaggggtaagttgtgtaagaaggggtatgggcttgtgtaaaaacttttgactttagaggttgcttggggatgagtgtgaggtgatggtgtatttgacccttgatgggattgattgatgtattgaggtgatatgttgtagagattctcttggattttacaacgtgcggcgtttttctcgaactgaacgcgggcccacatctcctggcctgggtatcgcctcggcgctggagacgcggcatcggaactgcagcgacggcgcggtcgctagggtacaagtttcaggttgagccgactttaGTTGAAGGCATGCgtcttagggtcacgcgcaaacgtcagataaaggtcgaaggttgttgaaatttgaccgggaagatcACGGAAGCCTGCGGAAGGGTACGGACTAAGACATGGGGCTTACAATTTTTACCTATAACAGAATCAAGACTGATCATGATCAAGGAGCTTCTAAATGATCTCGTCTTATTTCAATTTGAAGAGCAACAAGAGCTGAAATCCCGAGCTGAGGCCACGACACCATATGTGTTTGAGCTTGTACCGAGCCTGTCTGGTCCCCGAGGGATGCTTGGATTTGTACAATCTGCTTGGCTAATCAAGGGCTCGGCCTCGACAGACGGCAAGAAGACCAACCAATTCGACAAGATCAAGGGAATCATCATCTAGAGCGACGAATCTCGCTGAGGAGATGAACCCGTTCCCCATACCCAAGCACGGACAGGCCAAGGAATTGCTCAGCCGACTAACGCCGGTCAACTCGAAAGTCCACCTTGAGCCGACCATAAAGGTCAGCCTGATTGGTCGAGGGCTCAGCTCTGCTCGGCCTCGATCGTCCCTCACATGACTTTAGGGCCGACCACTTTGACACTTATCACCCCCACAAATTCCGTGTAATGATTGAGAAACATACGCAGGGATTGCGCTTGTGATCGAGAACCGTTTCTAATCCCAATAATGACCCCTCTACACTATAAACAAGGGACCCATCAACAGTAAGAGGTATGCAAAATATCACACAAAAGCCTATCCACGCTACTAGACACAGATTTGCCTGACTTTAGCATTGGAAGGTCCCCTTCTGTAGCCAGGGTCTTCTTTATCTTCTTTGCGTGCAGGAATCTGAAGGTCCAGCAGTTCGGCAAAAAGGGTaaaccagatttctacatcaacatccaaacttaagtggaccacaccacaggaactgGTGGTGATACTGACGTCCATCGTTAGAACCTTGACGTAGGCTTGGGATTGTCGTTGACACAACAAAACTCCCATTGGCGCTATGTATTATTACGAAGGTGATAAAAATCAAGAACTATCTATAGTCTATTAGATACGTTAATAGCGATCAGTCAGGTGATTAAAATCAAGAACTATCTATAATCTATTAGATGCGTTAATAGCAATGGGTGAGTCTTTAGGCTTATTTGTGGGCAACGGGGTCTCTAGTTGAATTGACGGCAGTTTGGAAGAGGTAACCTTTACCGTACGAGCTGATCATGCTTTCTCGTTAGTTGCTACTCAGGTAAATAtttattgttgttattgttgtgtTTCTGTTTTGTTTGTTCAGTTTGTTTttcaacacacgcacacacacccccacacactcattgCTAattgaatttcaccacctatggatactcgaacccttgaccgggtgttgaaactccttgcaGTCTACCTCCCGAGCAACAGTAAGGATCCTGTTTTGTTTGTTCATAATAAACTTCTATTAGCTctcaaaaaaaggaaaagaaacaagcaaaagaaaagaataaggtCCCGTCTTTTTGGATCCGTATTACTGAGCCCACAGGCGTACAAAATATAACAaaatttccctctctctctctctctctctctctctctctttataataAAAAGGTGCGGGCTTTACCACCTAAAACTTTGTTAATCAGCAAAATGCTATACACAGTTCCAGCTAAGCCTATCATAATTCATAGGCCACAAAAATAGACAGGCCACATCTATCATATACTACAGCTTAAGACCAGTAAAGAAAGCAAGAGAGCCGGCCTAACCAAAAAACAgctcacaaaaaaataaaactgCACAAGACTTGACAGACCCAGTCCCCAAAAAGCATCCGCCAGCTTGCATTGTGAACACACCACCTAGCATGAGACGGCCAACGTCACATAAGCCCGGACCACCAAATACCTCAGCTGAGATATAACACCCACTAAGGGCCTGTTCCTGTTTGGTACATGGGCTTAAGAggaattaagtgggatggaattgcattcggtTTGGTGCAAATTCCATCCTATTGGTTGGAGACCATGGGAAGGAATGAGATTAagtggaatggaattgcatttgatcacATGTAGGATTTctagtgaattttgaaatcctCTACATCTCTGAGCCTGCCCACAatattgatgcatatgttttattccTATGGTCGATCTATATGCATCCTTCACACATGACATTTGAGCTATATACGTGTACAAGTGACCGACATCAATTGTAAATCTGGTCCATTAATTGCAATTCTATGGTCCATCAAACGAGTTTTTCTTAATCTGATGTTTTTGCttaaggaagaatttgatcccaaacatgagaattggatggtcaaaataccatgatatttacatacatgcaattattgtggaataatggtgttaatcccatctaatgcaattccataccatttaatcccgcaGACAAAAGAGGACGCAAACAACCAGCCATATCCAGCGTCGTGAGACAATCACACAAGAGGCATCAGCCATCCACACAGCCTCCAAATTCAGTAAACGAAAAACAATAGCCCAAGTaccccctccaaaaaaaaaaaaaaaccccagcaAGCATTCCCCCTCCGCAGGCAACATAGAAACCTCCGCACAACTGACAGCACCCACCACACATTAGCAGCCCCGCGACAGCAAAATATAGTCCACTTAGCAGGAATCAGCCACACAACAACCATCCACCATAGCCAAATTTCtccttaattattttcatttttcaatttctTCATCTCGACTCTTGCTGTATTTTACATCATTGTAGAAGCTGTGAAACTAAAAGTACTTCTCACTCTGGAAGTTCTGATCAATTCGCATTTGTCATGTAGACAGAGCGTATGGGCATATCATCTATCTACTTTTGCAGAACGTCATCATCAGACTGGATGGTTCATTGTTTCTAACTAACGAGATATTCGATGTTCTGCCACCCAGTAAGATGAAAATTACTTCTGGCTGGCTTGGATGACAATACAAGTATGGAATTTTTTGATGAAAAATTTCATGTTGTTCCTCAGAAATCAAGTAAAATTTGAGCCTTTTTTCTTAGGATTTGTAATTCCATTAAATATAAGCTCCTGATTTAAGCTCAACATCTATACGATCTCAATTCCTTATTCATTTGCATTTGACATGTTCTTACATTTCTGCTAGCTTGAAACATAAATAACATAGAAaactagcctaacatgaaatCAGGCAACATTGTAACTGCAACTATGTGATGCAGGTGCACACGAGAAAGTAACAAACACATtagatcatatcataaaatgcttATGCAGTGACCAGAGGTGGGACGCCTACATCGAATGTCCCTTCTAACATTTGTCTCACCCTCTTCATGGATGGTCTAAGACCTGGGTCTGGGTGCACACACCACAATCCCACCATGGCCATCCTTTCAAACCTTTTGAAGTCGCTCAAGACCTCTTCCTCCTGCTCCACCAACCTCCGCAGTTCTCCAGCCTTCATACAGCTTAGGACCAAGTCTGTTATATATAAATCTGCATCCTCAGACTCTTTTTCGACCCTGTCCAGATCGATGTGCCTCCTGCAACAAATGATCTCGAGCAACATGACACCAAAGCTATAAACATCCACCTTCATCGTTACGGGCAAATTCTTGAGCCACTCAGGTGCCATGTACCCTCTTGTCCCTCTGACATTGGTGCTGGTCCGAGTTTGATCTTTCATCAGAAGTTTTGCCAAGCCGAAGTCTGCAATCTTGGCCGTGCAATTTGTGTCGAGCAGCACGTTTTGTGGTTTTATATCGCAGTGGATGATCTGGGTCTCACACTCCTCGTGCAAGTATGACAGGCCTCTAGTGATCCCAAGAGCTATTTCGGCCCTTTGACCCCAGCTTGGCTTATCGTTCCTACCGAAAAGGAAGTCAGATAGAGAGCCGCCCTTCATCAACTCATAAACCAAAAGTCTGTGACTATTCTCATCGCAGAACCCCAGCAGTCGGACCAGATTCTTGTGATGGGTCCGACCGATTACCCTCAGCTCGGTCTTGAACTCTTTCTCGCCCTCTTCTATCACCTTCTCTAGCTGCTTCACGGCTACCTCTATCTGTTCGCCCTCTGACCGTAGGATACCACTGTAAACGGTTCCAAAAGCCCCACGGCCGAGCTTTCTTGTGAACCCATCTGTCGCTTCTTTCAACTCCTTGTACGTATATGCCCGCAGGTTTATTTCACTGGAAGTGGGTTCCCTTTGCTTGGAACTGCGAGCAACATAACAGTAGAGGGCAAGCACTACAAACAAGACAGCCAGGATACTGCTTGGTACAAGCCCAGCCACAAGTGCCTGAGAATAACGGCTCTTCTTGGTTCCTTTATTGCTGGTTGCCACCTTTATGAAAGCGATTCGTCCCGTAAATTTAGATCCCTCTCTACCATTCAGCagaggcgctctcttcttcctacATCGCCCATTTTCCAGGACTGCAGCAATGCAAGAACAGTCCTCCATGACAGCCTTTCTGCAGCTCTCTTTGTCCGAGTTTGTTATTTGGGAAAGATCTGCATACCCATGATTAGGGAAATCAGCATCTTCCATCTCATATACCGCAGATGTATCCGCTTCACAACTCTGCCGCAGCGGAATGTCGGCGTAGCATCCTTTCCACCGATTGTTCAAATCCAATGGAGAGTAACCTTGGAGGCATCGGCATCTCGGTTCATTGCCATCCAAAACGCAGTAGCCATATGCCCCACAAAGAGCATTTGGATAGCAAGGATTATCGAGCGCACTCCATACTATTGACCATGTCCCGTTCACTTTTGAACAAGCATATTGCTTGAAATTGCCCATGTCATCGATCATCGCCCTATGGTAGTAATCTCCAACGGGTGCAGGTGGATGTTTTCCACCTGTCACGTTGTGGATGATGTCTGTGTTATTGATGGCAAGGTACATGAGTGCGCTGCTCTCATTAAAAATGAGAATCTGGTTTCGGTTCAAGTTGTCGCCTTCGGTGGTCCACCAGTAACCTTGATCAGTGAATCCGGGTGCAGACATAACGAGATTGCCGTCATCTTGCATCTTCAACATATATCTTCCCGTCGAGTAGTCGTCGGCGCTAGAGAAAAGCGTTTGGTTCTCGTTTAGAACTTGACCTGGTAGTAGGGTGTCAGTTGGGGAATCAAAGCTTTGCCATATGACCTTAGAACTTGAGTCCCTTAGTACAAAATTGCCGTCGTTTTGCATGGATGCTGAACTCGCAGCAGTCCCGTTGTGGATATAGAAGCTACCACTGCCTTGCGGACCTTGGACAACAAGCCAACCGCTACGGGTTAGCTCAAGGGTCGACCCTTCGCTTACTGGTCTGTCTCTGTTTGCTGACCAAACAAGAGTTTTCGTGGGGATTTGGATTTTTTCAAACCAAATCCCTACGAGGAAGAGGCCTCCGCCAACAGGATAGAACCCAAATGCGAAGTCACCAGAAGGAGAGAGCCATGAGGAAGTGTTTCCAGCAGAGAGGATGGAGCCCAAGGTTATGTTTGCTGCTTGAGTTTGAGCAACAgagaaatggaaagaagaagaaagtagtTGGAGTAGGAAGCAAAGGAGTATAATAATAGCCATTGATCGCAGCAGTAGTGCAAGAAGTtcaatggaagaaaaaaaaaaaggaatggaaGGGAAGTATCACTGGTCTTGCTATTTATAAAGAAGAGAACATGGAACCAGAGCCAAAaagcagaaaagaaaagaagttagTTTTATCGATCGCTAAAACCTATTACTTAAGAGGGGAGATTTATTTTgaactaagactagtcgagggcTGGTTTGAATTTTTAATTCAGTGGTAAATACCcaataaatgggtaataattatttcaccGAATATCTAGAGCACTATTCCGTGCTTGTTTAGAACCAATGCTCTTTTGATGCAAAAAACCGAGAAGGCCATAAAATATTtgtaagtcccaccatgatgcttgtttattatccacaccgttcatccattataccagctaaatttatggcatgagccaaaaaatgaggcatatccaaagctcaagtgtaccatgccattAGAAAGAGGACAAGGTATGATGGACCCTACATTTCTCATCCATGACTGAAGAGAATGGATTCATTCAATCCGGTGGACCCCTCGTTATGTGTCATATTCCATGACTAGAGATGCACTGGAGTCGTCCCATGCCAATTAGACATTTCCTCCATTACTTACTTTCCAGGCAAAGAGGACAAcgtatggtggaccctacatttCTCAATCCATGACTAAAGAGAAAGGATTCATTGAATCTGGTGGATCCCTCATCATGTGTCACATTCCATGACCAGAGATGAAGCACTGGAGTCGTCCCATGCCGATTTAGTGGATTCATgactgtggggccaaccatgatgtatgtgtttaatattcatagttgtccattcattttgctagatcatttcatggcatgagcccaaaatgaagcagatacaaatatcaggtggaccacaccatagacaagagtggtgattgaatgcccaccattaaaaacttcttgagggccacaaaagttttagatcaagctgatgtttgttttttactCTGTCCAGGtatatgtgatcttatcaataggttggatgccaaataaacattaaaactaggcccaccatgttgtccaCGTGTATCTACTTTGTACATGAggtgcggaaacggattggctggtgaccccatATCCCTGGTGACCAAACcgtgggaaccaccatgatgtatgtgttacatccacgccatctatccatcTGGCCAGCTCGTTTCAGGTCAAGATCtaaaaaaagaagtagatccaATACTAGAGTAGGCCaccccacaggaaacagtggggatagtgatgcCTACTGTTGAAGCCTTCCCAGGCATCACCATGATGTTGAACAGGTCTGACAGGcatagatgaagagaaatcactaatatcagcttatccaaaactcgTGGCCCAGAAGAATTTTtagtggtgggtgtttaatccccattgttttttgtggtgtggtccgcttgatctttaaatttgcttcatttttgggctcataccctaaagcgagatggaaaaatggatggacaacgtggatgaaacacatacatagtaGTGGGCTCCATGGAGTTTTGTCACTAAGGATGTGGCTGGTGATTAGGACACCAGGCAATTCACTTCCCCTTGATGCTAGGCTCCGGGGCC
This region includes:
- the LOC131222610 gene encoding G-type lectin S-receptor-like serine/threonine-protein kinase LECRK1, which encodes MAIIILLCFLLQLLSSSFHFSVAQTQAANITLGSILSAGNTSSWLSPSGDFAFGFYPVGGGLFLVGIWFEKIQIPTKTLVWSANRDRPVSEGSTLELTRSGWLVVQGPQGSGSFYIHNGTAASSASMQNDGNFVLRDSSSKVIWQSFDSPTDTLLPGQVLNENQTLFSSADDYSTGRYMLKMQDDGNLVMSAPGFTDQGYWWTTEGDNLNRNQILIFNESSALMYLAINNTDIIHNVTGGKHPPAPVGDYYHRAMIDDMGNFKQYACSKVNGTWSIVWSALDNPCYPNALCGAYGYCVLDGNEPRCRCLQGYSPLDLNNRWKGCYADIPLRQSCEADTSAVYEMEDADFPNHGYADLSQITNSDKESCRKAVMEDCSCIAAVLENGRCRKKRAPLLNGREGSKFTGRIAFIKVATSNKGTKKSRYSQALVAGLVPSSILAVLFVVLALYCYVARSSKQREPTSSEINLRAYTYKELKEATDGFTRKLGRGAFGTVYSGILRSEGEQIEVAVKQLEKVIEEGEKEFKTELRVIGRTHHKNLVRLLGFCDENSHRLLVYELMKGGSLSDFLFGRNDKPSWGQRAEIALGITRGLSYLHEECETQIIHCDIKPQNVLLDTNCTAKIADFGLAKLLMKDQTRTSTNVRGTRGYMAPEWLKNLPVTMKVDVYSFGVMLLEIICCRRHIDLDRVEKESEDADLYITDLVLSCMKAGELRRLVEQEEEVLSDFKRFERMAMVGLWCVHPDPGLRPSMKRVRQMLEGTFDVGVPPLVTA